The genomic interval agccatctgtatgtcttctttggagaaatgtctatttagttctttggtccattttttgattgggtcatttatctttctggaattgagctgcaggaactgcttgtatatttttgagattaattctttgtcagttgctttatttgctattattttctcccattcagaaggctgtcttttcaccttgcttatagtttccttcattgtgcaaaagcttttaagtttaattaggtcccatttgtttatttcagaCCTTGTTTCTTCAAATAGTTTTTCTGCCTCagtctccctctcttctccttctggaacacCAACAAttcagattttgtttcttttggtggTGCTGTTGCACACACGTTTGTGATTAGCATATTTTCTTGGAGAAATaacccctttatcattatgtaatagtCTTATTTATCCCTTGTAACATAGCCTGTTCTGAAGTCTACTTTATTTAATATTAACATAGCTACTCCAGCTTTATTTTGATTAGAGTTTGCTAGATGGTACacttttttcaattcttttacttttaaagatctatattattatatttagtaTCTAACAATAATATAGATATTTAGAGATCTATATTACTACATTTAACTTTCTATTTGGAGGTAGAACATAGTTTTGTCTTTCTTATAAACCATTTTGACAATCTCGTTTAGTAGGTGTGTCTAGACTAttcatatttaatgtaattattaacATTGTTGAACTTGGGTCcactattctattatttttttgtaCCCTATTTTTTTACactctatttcatttttcttgccttctcttcacttatttctaatacttttaaatattccAAGTTAATTACCTGTTAGCTTTTGACTATATCTCGTCATAGTATTTTTCGGTGTTGGTCTCTGGGTTACAGTATACAGACCTTAGAGTTAAAAAGCTAAGCAGAGTTAAAAGTTTGCAACTTCAAATAAAATGTTGAAGAAGCCTTACAACCTAAAAGAAGCCTTACAACCATATAGATCACTTTCCCTATAATTGTCTTATGTATTACATCTACATAATCTCTCTAATGATGTTACAATTTTTGCTTCCAACTGTCCTACATATCTTAAAGAACTTGtgaggtataaaataagctactgTATTTATCCAAATGTTTACCATGTCTGTTGCCCTTTCTTCTGTTCTCTTGTTATTCCTGAAGTTCCGAATGTCCCTGTGGAATTTCACATTAGCCTGAAGAACTTGCATTAGCAGTTCTTTTAGGGCAGGTTTACTGGTGATaacattttctcagttttctttcatctgaaaatatttatattttgctttcatttctgaagGATATTTTACTGCTGTAGAACCCTGGATTGACAGGACTTTTCACAGCACTTTCCAGATGTTTCTCCCACTGTCTGTTGACCTTTATGGTTTCTAACAAGAAATGTGCCAGCATCTGACTCATCCTTCCCCTCATtgtgatgttatttttttctgattgctttcaagaattttttcttcatctttgctTTACAGCAGTTTGATGATGGTGTATTTGGGGTGGTTTTTCTTTAAGTTATTCTTTTTGGCATTTGctgagcttcttgaatctgtaaatCTGTGTCTTTTGCCATACATACTTGAGAAGTTTTCAGCtaactttttctctgttttttcctttacCAATTTCTTTTCCTGGTACTCTAATGACATGAATGTTAGACCTTTTGATATTTCATATGCTACTGAGTTTctgctttttagaaaaaaattctgttaataagatataaaatttttattgcacCTTCTTCAAgttcattgacttttttttttttttcctgtcatctgCATTCTGCTGTTAAGGCCATGCAGTGAAATTTTTATGTCAGATATTCTATTAATTCAGTGACCAGATACGGGAGGTGGTAGAGAAAGAATGAGGTGTCTAAAATCATGCCTAGGTTTTAGCTTGGGTAATGGGGTAGTTGTTGGTAGCTCTTACCAAGGAATAAGAACAATGAGGAAAATAATGCAATTGGAGATGTGAATTTAAGCTGCAAGTGGTGACACAATAGGCTTCTGTGGCTCCCTAGAGTTTGCATTTCTGGGTAGAGGTTAGGGTTAGTGGTAAAGTTGGTGTGGTTTAAATTAGGGATTTTCAAATTATCGATTGCAATGGCTTATATCATGGCATCAATTTTATGAGTTATAACCAGCATTTTAAAGATGGACTGCAGTTTTAAAAGTCAGAGTAAATGATATAGAACAAAACTCATGTTTTAGCATGTGTGTGCATACGCATGTGCATGTGTTAATTTGCTAGACTGGGATGTGAATGCGTTTCTAACTGTGATGTTTCCAGAAATGTTTGAAAACCATTAGTTTAAATCATAACGAGGTTTACAAGGCAGCATATGAATAAAAGACCTATGGTTGAACCTAATAGTTTCTAATAATCTAAGTCTCATGTTCTCagatgagttttaaaatatagcCCTAAcgtttttataattataatttttttggccacactgtgtggcatgtaggatcttagttccccaatcagggaacaaacccatgccctctgcagtaggactgcaaattcttaaccactggacctaaGCCCTAAATTTTTGTAATTCCTATTCTTTACTATTGAATCATTTACAGCAAATATTTTCACTAAAGCTGATCTACTTAGAGTGAGGGAAATTCCTTAGACTTTATTAGGTATTTACTTTCCCAATACTATAATCTTCTAGAATACTCACACGTATTAGTACCCTTTAAAATGTTTACAGAAAAGCTGACTGCCTGAAACTAATACCAGGGTAGCTTTGCAGGCTGGAATCTGTTCTGAACAGTGGTCTGGAAGGAACTTTGGGTTTGGAGGGAAAAGGTTGGGAACAGTTTGACCATAAAAACTATTTTCTCATGAGTTTCATTTTAATGTTGAAAAAATTCAcagtttctgtttttccttcgTATCTTCTTAGAAGGTCATTCTTCGTTTTGAGAAGGAGCGCTCTGCAGGGTTTCAGCACTGCAGTCAAGGCCGCTGCCTCTCCTCTGAGGAAACTGGAGGACGAGGTGCTGTGCTCTGTCTGTCTTGACTTCTTGAAGGAGCCCGTTACCATCGACTGTGGTCACGTCTCCTGCTCTCACCGCATCATTAAGGTCTGTGAATCTGCTCAGCAGCCATTATGTTGTTCTCTCTGCAAGACAGCCTTTAAGAAAGAGAATATCCGCCATGTGTGGCAGATGGCCAGCATAGTGGAGAACATCTGGAGGATGAAAGTAGATGAGGAGAGACAACCCAAGGAGGACCGACCACTCGCGCAGAGAGCGGAGCAGCTGTGCGGGCAGCATTTGGAGAAGCTGCATTACTACTGCAAGGATGACCAGCGGATACTGTGTGTCACGTGTCGGGAGTCCCGGGAGCACAGGCACCAGGCTGCGGTTCTGCTGGAGAAGGCTGTGCAGCCTTATCGGCTAAAAAGCTTGCTGGACCCCAGCTCTGTTCTTGGAGCCAAAAAAGTTCTATTGCACCTTCAGGATAAGgtccaaaatttttttaataaacactttactgaggtataattgacacataaaaaGCTGTCCATATATTTACTGTATGCAGCTTAAGTTTGGGGATAAGTATATCACTACCATCAAGGCCAGAGACATATTCATCACCTCCCAAAGTTTCCTCCCAcccaatttattattattattgtcttactgtgtgtgtgagagagagaacacTTAGCGTAAGATCTATCCTGTTAGCAAATTTTAACTATACAACACAGTATTGTTATCTGTAAGCACTGTGATATAGAACTTACttatcttgcataactgaaacttttcCCCTTTGACCATCGCCTCCCCGTTACACGCCCCTCCAGCTGCACCGCCGTTCTGCTGCACCACCAGCTGCACTCAGCTgcaccaccattctactctgctTCTGCGAGTTTTGGATTCCTCGTACATGTGAGAtgatatggtgtttgtcttttgtgcctggcttatttcactttgcataatatcctccaggtccTTCCGTgtggttgcaaatggcaggattttcttctgtttttaaggctgagtaagattccattgtatgtgtataccacagtgtctttatccattcatcccttggacattaggttgtttccacagcTTGGGTGTTGAggataatgctgcaataaacctGGGAGTACAGATGTCTCTTCGAGATCCTGATCTTAGTTCCTTTtgataaatacctagaaataggattgctggatcaaatggtagttctatttttagttttttgagaagcaTCTGTTGTGTTTTCCATGACTGTGCCAGTTTCCATTCTCGTTAATAGTGTAccagggtttccttttcttcacatcttcaccaatacttgttatctttcatttttttaaaataatagccaCTCTAACAATTGTAAGGGGAAGGTTCAAATTCTGGAGCATGGTAAGTTCTTGGCAACATGTATTCTTCTAATTTGAATAATAAACTGGTTTGTTTTTATATCTCTCATAATAGCAAGTCTGTCCCACTGCCTTgatgttttaatttctgaaacATCTGATCAAGCCTCAACCAGCAGTGTGGAATACCAGTGCTCTTGATAGCTGTCTTGATACTTAGCTTCAAAGTGTGTGCTTCAtctgtattataaaaatatttttgagaatattGCATCTTATATGAATTACCTTTCAGAATTTAATTTcagggaaaatattatttttttctgatgtacTAGTATTTTTCCTCCTGTCTGATAAAGGATTACATGAATCACTATTTCCCTTTTGTCCTTGGTTaacaaaatcttaaaatcaaTTTAGTCATTCACTCAGTGATTTGGagtgatatatattttctttcattagtttgtgttgattttcttttttatttctatgttatcagttaattttaatataaagtatCCATATTTTTGGTGGAAAGAAACAGTGTAAATATAAAAACTACACTATAAGTCTTAGTAGCTGTAatgataataaattttattttatctcacttattttctcccagttttattgagatgtaattgacatacagtacAGTATAAGTTTAACATGCATTTTATCTCACTTCTGAGAAGCTACTCTAAGCTAACATAGCACTCactttgtttcttcttcattaACTAGGATGAAAACTATTCCAACCTAGTTATCTTAAAATACTACATATCTGATTTCACTCTGAAATCATTTTGCAGGTGTCTTTTCTTATTGAGGGCATTTTCATCTTCATCTTGAGATTATTCATGTTTTTTTCCCCACCCATAGGGTAAAATTCTAAACGATCTGAAGATTCTGAAGGGAGACAGGGACAGGATTCAGAATTTTCAGTCTACAGGAAAAGATGAGATTCAGGCCCTGCTGGTACAAGAAGTTTCGAGTGAATGTTCTGTGTACCTGTGttgggtgggagagagagagagaactgtgtgtgtgtttgtgtgtgtgtgtgtatatcttgaGGGGAGGGGGGATAACGAGGGATGAGGATAAAGTGGGTGTGATAGAAGGGATTCTAGTTCTGAACTTATCCGCAGACAGACATTCTGGTGTTTTCCAGCCTCTCAGGAGAAATCCTCTTTGTCTTTCTGCCTTTACTAGGCAAAATTCCAGAGCCACAAGCAAGGCATAGCATCAGTGTTTGAGCAGGGCCATCAGTTCCTGAGAGAAAGGGAGCAGTACCTGTTGGAGTGGCTGGAGGGAATGGAGCAACAGCTCACTGGAGGGAGGAACAGCCACGTTACCAAGGGCTCTGAGGAGGTCATCCGGCTGGAGACCCTGATTTTTTAGTTAGAGAAGAAGGCTCAGCAGCCAGCACTTGAACTTTTGCAGGTGAGGGACCAGTTAAATTGTACCTCTTGCGCCATTAGCAGGAGATTTGGACCAGGAGTCAGGAGAGACAAGGTTTTGTTCTCATTTGTTGAGTTCTTGACAGGTTAATTAGCAAACCAATAGGTTGTAAGTCCCAAATCACAGTGGGCGGGAGACTGTGATATGCACAGATGTTACACTGAGATAGTAAGATctgtcagtcacttcagttcagtctcttagtcgtggtgactctttgcaaccccatggactgcagcacaccaggcttccctgtccatcaccaactcctggagcttgttcaaactcatgtccattgagttggtcatgccatccaatcatctcctctgtcgtccccttctcctcctgccctcattctttcccagcttcagggtcttttccaatgagttgtttcttcacatcaggtgcccagagtattagaacttcagcttcagcatcagtccttccaatgaatattcaggactgatttcctttaggattaactggtttgatctccttgcagtccaagggactctcaagagtcttctttaacatcacagttcaaagcatcaattcttcaatgctctgctttctttatggtccaactctcacatccatacatatacatttataattataaGAAATAATTGAGTGTTAAATCTTATGATCAGACTAGAAGCTGCAGGAATTCTGGAAAAGgctagtcagggaaggcttcatggACGAAGCAGCTCTTAATGGTAGACTTGAGGAAAATGTAAAGATTTGTGTTAGCAGGAAAGAGGAGTTGAACATTCCATTTGTGGAGGTGCATTGGTTAAAATGAAACACATGAATGTGATGATAAACTTAATGAGTGTGATAATTAAAAAGGTGGGTGCAGGTGCAGCATGCctgtcagtcctgtccgactctttgcgaccccacggactgtagcccacaggctcctctgtccatgggattttccaggcaagaatactggagtgggttagccatttcctcctccaggggatcttcctgacccaggggttgcacctgagtctcctgtggctcttgcactgacaggaggattctttaccactgagccacctgggaagcctgcaggtGCTGAGGAAGAGCGTTTGGAAGATAGGAAGGTACATAGAGTGAAAGGGGCTCCCTTTCTGGAGGAGTCAGCTTAAGTGAAGAAGAAGTTAAAGGGAAGATGGGCTAGGTAAGATGGAGCCAGCTGAGTAGAGGCCTTCAAAGGCATTCTGAGATTTTAGTCTTAATCTGATAGACAATAGAAGTCAACAGATCAAGCAAGTTTTCCTGGAGAGGATATTCTAGACTCaaatggaggaaaggaaggggaaaCGTGTCCCCATAAACTGATACCACAGTGGAGAATAGCACAGGTCCAAGCCCACCAGAAAATTCTCTGTTCAGTCCTATTGTGTACCCATTCCCAGCGAGCTCATCATAAGGAACAGCGTCAGCTTCTGGGAACCTTATTTCCATGACAGtctgtcttctcttcctttctaggACCCAAGTGACAGAACAAGCAGGTAAGTGCtgcttgctttatgtttttaacCACTCAggtgttcctttttctttctgtcacCGTAACTTATTGAAATTTGGCAAGGGCTGAAAGGGGTTATTTGGAAGAAGAGAGGTTCTTCTAGAAAGTGTAATATGAAAGGTATTCCACAGAATGTCCTAGAAAAATTATTGTCTTGGAACTTAGGATGATAAGAGGATAGGCAGAGTTGAAATGGGAGGAGATTGTGGCAGAGTatttgaaaaagtttaaaatacacatttgttGCTAAGACCCAGTGTCCTTTCGTTCTTTTTATTCCTGTTTGGTTCCCAGCCACCTCTCCTGGCTGCACTCCCTCACATTTTGTAGAGCACATTTCTTCATCAGATTGCCCTCCATGCTTGTTAGTGATGGTTTCCTGCTCTCTGCTGGCTCATAAGAAGAAGACACTTATATGAGTCACAGGGATAATGGTTTCTttggcagtggttctcagccagTGTGTTAGGCATTAAACACTGACAGTTTTCAAAAACCATACCCATAACGATAGGCAGAAGCTTTGAACAGAGATAAAAGCCAAGTATTTTGAGAATACACAGTTCATCCCAGAGACACCAGGACTGTTGGCATAATCTGAGCATTTACCATGGACCAGTTACCAGGTGGGGAAAGGAGATAGGCTGCCAGATTCTGGCTGGGGAGACCAGACAGAGACAGTTGGAGATGAGTGATTATATAAGAAATGAGGGTGATACAGAATGTGTGAGACTTCTTGCCCTAGAGTATTTTGTCTGATATCAGTAGTTAttctagttttcttttgattagtgttttcatactattaaactttttattctttaacTCTCAACCTATCTGGGCTGTTATTTTTATGTATCTCTTATAAGCaacataaaattttgttttcttttaaaataaattcatctgacacattttaattggaatatttaGTATTTATAGCTCCTGGAAAACCACcactttcatttataatttaaaaagtatctgCAGTGTTTGACAAATAATATCCTTACATTTTATTGTTTAGATCTGAATATGTTTTGTTTATATCTATTTTTGCCTTCTCTacttgcctttctcttttttccatttttagtatatttttgtgtgtatatatttaggaGCCTTGTTTTTGAAATATGCTATAATTTCTAGTCCatagtattttttgttgttttctagatattttaaatttttaaatttcatttgctatttcatataagatttgtttaaaaaagaggACATCTGTCAATGgtgctgtgtttttgtttttctaacagCTTTATGTTTcatagtttttatattttgtgatcAGACAAGTATGTTGCCATTTCTACTATTTTGGACTTTATCAAGACTTTCTATattgtgtgttttaaatttttggacagtccgactctttgccaccccatggactgcagcccaccaggctcctctgtccatgggattctccaggcaagaatactggagtgggttgccatttccttctccaggggatcttcccaacccagggatcgaacccaggtctcctgcattgcaggcagccgctttaacctctgagccaccagagaagccccctttcactttcactttctatgcaCTTGAAAATAAGGTACATTCTTTGTGTTCTTGGAATAGGATTGATATATCTCCATGAGGTTTTCCTTAGTAATTTTGTTATTTAAGTATTTTGTTTTGATACTTAAGAGGGCCCAGATAGCTCAGTCAGTAGGTCAAACATCAGACTTTTAATCTGTTTAAGTCCCTGTTCAGGTATAGCTCTAGGAttttaggcttccttggtggctcagtggtaaaaaaaaaaaaaaatctgcaggttgatccctgaattgggaagatgccctggaaaagggaatggcaacccactccagtattcttgcctgaagaatcccatggacagaggagcctggcaggttgcagtccatggggtctcaatagtcagacacaacttagcaactaaaccaccataaaTGACATGTTGGTGGATAAAGACTCCTTGGATCATGGCCCTTTCTTCAGATCTCTGTATTCTTCTCTCTCACTCTGATGTCGAAACCAGCCACTTGGAAAAGCAGCTTTTCCTATCTGCCTCTTTGGTCCATTATTGGTATTTGCTCACATGGGTATACTCTGACGGTGGGAAACCATGCCTTTCTCTCAGGAGTACTTACTGTGACTTCATTATCTCTAGATACCCTCAGAAGAAGTTCTGGATTGAAAAGCCTATCAGTCCTGCAATCAGAAAACGGATGGAAGAATTTTCAGATAAATGTCTTTGTTTAGAGAAAGGACTCAGAGGATTCCATGGTAAAGGAGGGAGTTCTGAGCCTAGAAaacctcctttctttctctgaaatgttTCTTTAAGTTTTGATCGTGGCTGCACCTTCTCAGAGTTCCTGCATGTCATTCACACCAGGCAGGGACAGTGGGGAGGAAATCTAAGTCCAAACCATGGAGGCTTCCATGTGATAGTCTAAGACTGTTCCATAATGTAGAATCATAGTTAACAGTTCTCAGAGTTGgtagaaatatatttcatatctaACAATGACGTAAAAGAAGATTGGGaggctatggaaaacagtatggcatttccacaaaattttaaacacataattaccatatgatctagcattCCCAATtcccaaagaattaaaaacaggcACTCAAAGAGATATGTGCACTctcatgttcatagcaacattattcacaatgaaCAGGaagtagaagcaacccaaatgttcatcactgGATGAATGCAGAAATGGAATGTGGCATAGGCAGACAATTGAATACTATCCAGCCtaaaaacagca from Budorcas taxicolor isolate Tak-1 chromosome 11, Takin1.1, whole genome shotgun sequence carries:
- the LOC128055590 gene encoding LOW QUALITY PROTEIN: tripartite motif-containing protein 26-like (The sequence of the model RefSeq protein was modified relative to this genomic sequence to represent the inferred CDS: inserted 2 bases in 2 codons; substituted 1 base at 1 genomic stop codon), giving the protein MAVQIGGTPVVHELFKMLGFSKGQRRSFFVLRRSALQGFSTAVKAAASPLRKLEDEVLCSVCLDFLKEPVTIDCGHVSCSHRIIKVCESAQQPLCCSLCKTAFKKENIRHVWQMASIVENIWRMKVDEERQPKEDRPLAQRAEQLCGQHLEKLHYYCKDDQRILCVTCRESREHRHQAAVLLEKAVQPYRLKSLLDPSSGKILNDLKILKGDRDRIQNFQSTGKDEIQALLAKFQSHKQGIASVFEQGHQFLREREQYLLEWLEGMEQQLTGGRNSHVTKGSEEVIRLETLIFXLEKKAQQPALELLQDPSDRTSRYPQKKFWIEKPISPAIRKRMEEFSDKCLCLEKGLRGFHGKLMRDLEYKTMRSILNSRPANGYLAVSPDGKSMMFTGWWMNKCQHGQQFDLEPGVLGSKGFTWGRVYWEVKVDRIWWEAEEEEETMRYRVGSRGVFGSNDLGGFSRITDGYPSPGYREENEELEEEWSQENRIWPKFCLVGVARESVVRRGFLNFTPEEGXWTLQLSSAWVSICSSPGPFQILSYCPWQIGVARDHDGGKVTFTNARTQEFXYEFSSAFTGRIVPFLWLNCMRSRLTLRP